One Hippoglossus hippoglossus isolate fHipHip1 chromosome 5, fHipHip1.pri, whole genome shotgun sequence genomic window carries:
- the ngfb gene encoding nerve growth factor: MRSSMLVLFLFFSARAVASIGGDSCPTTTAQQQHPGDNSIPTVDPKLFTKRHYLSPRVHFSSQPPDAEPAASQGPPGSRPRRRAGQPQHRGVYSVCESISIWVGNKTKATDISGNEVTVLPDVNINNVNKKQYFFETMCHSSRPGSSGCLGIDARHWNSYCTNSHTFVRALTTFKNLVAWRLIRIDVACVCVLSRKSWRQ; this comes from the coding sequence ATGAGGTCGTCCATGCTGGTCCTGTTCCTCTTCTTCAGTGCCCGGGCTGTGGCCTCCATCGGAGGGGACTCGTGTCCCACCACGAcggcacagcagcagcatccaggTGACAACTCCATCCCCACGGTGGACCCCAAACTCTTCACCAAGCGCCACTACCTCTCACCCAGGGTGCACTTCAGCTCCCAGCCCCCCGATGCAGAGCCGGCAGCGTCACAGGGTCCGCCCGGCAGTAGGCCCCGCAGGCGAGCGGGGCAGCCTCAGCACCGCGGGGTGTACTCGGTGTGTGAGAGCATCAGCATCTGGGTGGGCAACAAAACCAAGGCCACGGACATCTCAGGTAACGAGGTGACGGTGCTGCCGGACGTCAACATCAACAATGTCAACAAGAAGCAGTACTTCTTCGAGACCATGTGCCACAGCTCTCGCCCCGGCAGCTCGGGCTGTTTGGGAATCGACGCGAGACACTGGAACTCCTACTGCACCAACTCACACACTTTCGTACGAGCGCTGACCACCTTTAAAAACCTGGTGGCGTGGAGGCTCATACGCATCGACGTGGCCTGCGTGTGCGTGCTCAGCCGCAAGTCGTGGCGGCAGTGA